In one window of Candidatus Deferrimicrobiaceae bacterium DNA:
- a CDS encoding ABC transporter ATP-binding protein: MPAIKVERLSKEYRIGAPAAGNRFQALDGLTFEVPAGETLGIIGRNGAGKSTLLKILSGITDPTAGRVEMRGRVCSLLEVGTGFHPELTGRENIFLNGTLLGMRKAEIRRKFDAIVDFSEIGKFIDTPVKHYSSGMYVRLAFSVAAHLEPEILIVDEVLAVGDARFQAKCVGRIGEIGQEGRTVLVVSHNLQLIRSLCNRVIWLNDGKIAFEGDANGAIVAYSNSFSKVEDDLAWPDDDSAPGNDCVRLLGARVVPEDGSPADAMTIRVPFLLEFAFRVLVPFQSFYVSIHFKSAGGDVVFRSGDRAAPIAPGRYRSVCHIPADLLNGGKFTVDLFFMRDGNTVLFKQERPIMFNVFDSEPEPGDYVGGHPGFVRPLLRWQTGKAE; encoded by the coding sequence ATGCCCGCGATCAAGGTCGAACGGCTTTCCAAGGAATACCGCATCGGGGCGCCCGCGGCAGGGAACCGCTTCCAGGCGCTCGACGGGCTGACCTTCGAGGTGCCGGCGGGAGAGACGCTGGGGATCATCGGCCGAAACGGCGCCGGAAAATCGACGCTGCTCAAGATCCTGTCCGGCATCACCGACCCGACTGCCGGGCGGGTCGAAATGCGGGGGCGGGTCTGCAGCCTGCTCGAGGTGGGTACCGGTTTCCATCCCGAACTGACGGGCAGGGAAAACATCTTCCTGAACGGAACGCTGCTGGGGATGAGAAAGGCCGAGATCCGCCGGAAGTTCGACGCCATCGTCGACTTTTCCGAGATCGGGAAGTTCATCGATACCCCCGTCAAGCACTACTCCTCCGGGATGTACGTTCGCCTGGCCTTCTCCGTCGCGGCTCACCTCGAACCCGAGATCCTGATCGTCGACGAGGTGCTTGCCGTGGGCGACGCCCGCTTCCAGGCGAAATGCGTCGGGCGAATCGGCGAGATCGGCCAGGAAGGGCGGACGGTCCTGGTCGTCAGCCACAACCTTCAGCTGATTCGATCGCTCTGCAATCGCGTCATCTGGCTGAACGACGGAAAGATCGCATTCGAAGGGGATGCGAATGGCGCCATCGTCGCCTATTCCAACAGCTTCTCGAAGGTTGAGGACGACCTGGCCTGGCCGGACGACGATTCCGCACCGGGAAATGACTGCGTCCGTTTGCTGGGGGCGCGCGTCGTGCCGGAGGACGGGTCCCCGGCGGACGCGATGACCATCCGGGTTCCCTTCCTGCTCGAGTTCGCGTTCAGGGTGCTGGTTCCGTTCCAGTCCTTCTACGTTTCCATCCACTTCAAGTCGGCGGGCGGGGATGTCGTGTTCCGTTCGGGGGATCGCGCGGCACCGATCGCCCCCGGGCGTTACCGGAGCGTCTGCCACATTCCGGCGGACCTGCTGAACGGCGGCAAGTTCACGGTCGACCTGTTCTTCATGCGGGACGGCAATACGGTGTTGTTCAAACAGGAAAGGCCCATCATGTTCAACGTTTTCGATTCGGAACCCGAACCCGGCGATTACGTGGGCGGGCATCCCGGGTTTGTCCGCCCGCTTCTGCGCTGGCAGACAGGCAAGGCGGAGTGA
- a CDS encoding ABC transporter permease, with translation MKTASDESIPVKIIEPSHGWRWADLSAVWAYRDLVSVLVLRDIKVRYKQTLLGSAWVLLRPLGTMLIYTLVFGMMVRVPSEGHPYAIFVFSALLPWGFFSGVALTSANSLIASAPLISKVYFPRIVIPLAIAIGGLVDLFVSLAFLLLVMPFFGAGWSASLCWLPLLILAVSVTSLGVGTLFSALTVSHRDFGNLVGYLVQVWLYVTPVIYPSTLVPPRWRFLLSVNPLAAQVEGFRAAILGTPLDVRALALSFVVSFAILVLGIAWFGRMERRFADIL, from the coding sequence ATGAAAACCGCTTCCGACGAAAGCATTCCCGTAAAGATCATCGAGCCTTCGCACGGGTGGCGCTGGGCCGATCTCTCCGCTGTCTGGGCCTATCGCGACCTCGTGTCCGTCCTCGTCCTCCGCGACATCAAGGTGCGCTACAAGCAGACGCTCCTGGGCAGCGCCTGGGTTCTTCTCCGGCCGCTCGGGACCATGCTGATCTACACGCTGGTCTTCGGAATGATGGTCCGCGTTCCTTCCGAGGGGCATCCATACGCCATCTTCGTCTTCTCCGCCCTGCTCCCCTGGGGCTTTTTCTCGGGCGTGGCCCTGACATCGGCCAATTCCCTCATCGCCTCGGCTCCCCTGATCAGCAAGGTGTACTTCCCGCGGATCGTCATTCCCCTGGCCATCGCGATCGGGGGGCTGGTCGACCTCTTCGTGTCGCTGGCGTTCCTGCTGCTCGTGATGCCGTTCTTCGGGGCGGGATGGAGCGCGAGCCTGTGCTGGCTTCCGCTGCTCATCCTGGCGGTCTCCGTGACATCGCTGGGGGTCGGAACCCTATTTTCCGCATTGACGGTTTCACACCGGGATTTCGGCAACCTGGTCGGCTACCTTGTCCAGGTCTGGCTTTACGTGACGCCGGTGATCTATCCGTCGACGCTGGTGCCCCCCCGCTGGCGCTTTCTCCTGTCGGTCAATCCGCTGGCTGCGCAGGTCGAAGGGTTTCGGGCCGCGATCCTCGGGACGCCGCTCGACGTCCGGGCCCTCGCGCTCTCCTTCGTCGTCTCGTTCGCAATCCTGGTTTTGGGAATCGCCTGGTTTGGCCGGATGGAGCGTCGTTTTGCCGACATCCTCTGA
- a CDS encoding glycosyltransferase, translated as MPTREPTKIAYILPNVESGGTERHVLALARSLPQERYALSLFTTAGGGWLHPEFSELMPVTVFGDPRHGRRFRIGPLEQLRTIARLTRIFRKTRPDIVHCYLPAANVIGPVAARLAGVPRVIVSKRALCDYKARYPLLRRVEPVGNRLADVVLVNSDAVRADVERTESGWQGKFRKVYNGVAPIAPFAPAARAAFREREGIPAEARVVLAVSNFYPYKGHAELMAAAPAVLARFPETRFVLVGRDAGTLAETRRQADASGFADRFLFPGDRADVPDFLRAADLFVHPSREEGFSNAILEAMAAGLPVAAFAVGGNPEAVEDGVTGLLAPPRDAGRLADAMVTLLADAGMRATMGEAGCRATRERFSIERMVGGMTAIYDALMEGNGTCAE; from the coding sequence ATGCCGACCCGAGAGCCCACGAAGATCGCCTACATCCTCCCCAACGTCGAGTCCGGCGGGACCGAGCGGCACGTTCTGGCGCTCGCCCGGTCGCTGCCGCAGGAGCGATACGCGCTGTCGCTCTTCACGACGGCGGGCGGAGGGTGGCTGCACCCGGAGTTCTCGGAATTGATGCCGGTCACCGTCTTCGGCGATCCACGGCACGGGCGCCGCTTCCGGATCGGCCCGCTCGAGCAGCTGCGGACCATCGCGCGGCTCACCCGGATCTTCCGAAAAACACGGCCCGACATCGTGCACTGCTACCTGCCCGCCGCGAACGTGATCGGCCCTGTCGCCGCACGCCTCGCGGGCGTCCCGCGGGTGATCGTCAGCAAGCGGGCGCTGTGCGACTACAAGGCGCGCTATCCGCTGTTGCGCCGGGTCGAGCCGGTCGGGAACCGGCTGGCCGACGTCGTGCTCGTCAACTCCGACGCCGTCCGGGCCGATGTCGAGCGCACCGAATCCGGCTGGCAGGGAAAATTCCGCAAGGTCTACAACGGCGTGGCTCCGATCGCGCCTTTTGCCCCGGCGGCGCGGGCCGCGTTCCGGGAGCGCGAAGGCATCCCGGCCGAGGCGCGCGTTGTGCTCGCCGTCTCCAACTTCTATCCCTACAAGGGGCACGCGGAGCTGATGGCGGCGGCGCCGGCCGTGCTCGCGCGCTTTCCCGAGACCCGGTTCGTCCTCGTCGGCCGCGACGCCGGAACACTGGCCGAGACGCGGCGACAGGCGGACGCATCCGGCTTCGCCGACCGCTTCCTCTTCCCGGGCGACCGCGCGGATGTCCCCGACTTCCTGCGGGCGGCCGACCTGTTCGTCCACCCGTCGCGGGAGGAGGGCTTCTCCAACGCGATCCTCGAAGCGATGGCCGCCGGTCTGCCGGTCGCGGCTTTCGCCGTCGGCGGCAATCCCGAAGCCGTCGAGGACGGGGTGACGGGTTTGCTCGCTCCCCCCCGCGACGCGGGGCGGCTGGCCGACGCGATGGTGACGCTGCTCGCCGATGCCGGCATGCGCGCGACGATGGGCGAAGCGGGGTGCAGGGCGACACGCGAGCGCTTCTCGATCGAACGGATGGTCGGCGGGATGACCGCGATCTACGACGCGCTCATGGAGGGGAACGGCACATGTGCGGAATAG
- the asnB gene encoding asparagine synthase (glutamine-hydrolyzing): MCGIAGFLAKGTERPGRELLATMGGTLAHRGPDGSGEWLSPDGRAGLAHRRLAILDLTPAGAQPMTTADGRFAISFNGEVFNYREIRSELKGLGHAFRSDSDTEVMLAAIAEWGLDAAVSRFIGMFAFALWDEQKGTLSLVRDRLGIKPLYLAHAPGLTLFSSELKGIMACPAFSREVDRDALQYFLEFQYVPIPFSIFRDARKVPPGVIVEIGPDGSRAERRYWDLLDHWGVSGAPRREEEYLDELKGLLSSSIRYRMISDVPLGAFLSGGIDSSLVVALMQRESSRPVKTFSIGFDEKGYDESGYARAVANHLGTEHHAKICTASEALSLIRKIPEHYDEPFADSSAIPTMLVSSFTREHVTVSLSGDGGDELFCGYPRYDWVRQGSRAHRLPAPIRKPLAALLSRVPSHRVQKAAASLREGDLARFYFHAVAIVGHDLLPDLLAHVADDSGLGYFSTFRDPRLSNPLDRAMATDIRTYLVDDILTKVDRASMACSLEARVPLLDHRIVEFAARLPLSMKVGAFGAKHLLRRVLYDLVPRELLERPKMGFGIPVDRWLRNELRPLVEEHLSPERIRKEGFLRPEGVSRLVDEHMSGRTNHMYRIWALLMFSMWRERWLG, translated from the coding sequence ATGTGCGGAATAGCGGGCTTCCTGGCCAAGGGGACGGAGCGGCCCGGGCGGGAGCTGCTCGCCACGATGGGCGGGACGTTGGCGCACCGGGGGCCGGACGGCTCGGGGGAATGGCTGTCGCCGGACGGGCGGGCCGGCCTGGCCCACCGCCGGCTCGCGATCCTCGACCTCACCCCGGCGGGCGCCCAGCCGATGACGACCGCCGACGGCCGGTTCGCGATCTCGTTCAATGGGGAGGTCTTCAACTACCGGGAGATCCGCTCGGAGCTCAAAGGGCTGGGCCACGCCTTCCGGAGCGACTCCGACACCGAGGTCATGCTGGCGGCCATCGCCGAGTGGGGGCTCGACGCAGCCGTCTCCCGCTTCATCGGCATGTTCGCCTTCGCCCTGTGGGACGAGCAAAAAGGCACGCTCTCGCTCGTGCGCGACCGGCTCGGCATCAAGCCGCTCTACCTGGCGCACGCGCCGGGGCTGACGCTGTTTTCCTCCGAGCTCAAGGGGATCATGGCGTGTCCCGCCTTCTCGCGGGAGGTCGACCGCGACGCCCTGCAATATTTCCTCGAGTTCCAGTACGTCCCCATCCCGTTCTCGATCTTCCGCGACGCGCGCAAAGTGCCGCCGGGCGTCATCGTCGAGATCGGGCCGGACGGCAGCCGGGCCGAGCGTCGCTACTGGGATCTGCTCGACCACTGGGGAGTCTCCGGCGCCCCGCGCCGGGAAGAGGAGTACCTCGATGAGCTCAAGGGGCTGCTGTCCTCCTCGATCCGCTACCGGATGATCAGCGACGTGCCGCTGGGCGCATTCCTGTCGGGCGGGATCGATTCCTCGCTCGTCGTCGCGCTGATGCAGCGGGAGTCCTCCCGGCCGGTGAAGACCTTCTCGATCGGCTTCGACGAGAAGGGGTACGACGAATCCGGCTACGCCCGCGCCGTCGCGAACCACCTCGGGACCGAGCACCACGCGAAGATCTGCACGGCATCGGAGGCGCTGTCGCTCATCCGGAAGATTCCCGAGCACTATGACGAGCCGTTCGCCGATTCCTCGGCGATCCCGACGATGCTCGTGTCGTCATTCACGCGGGAGCACGTCACGGTCAGCCTCTCGGGCGACGGCGGCGACGAGCTGTTCTGCGGATACCCGCGGTACGACTGGGTGCGGCAGGGGTCCCGGGCGCACCGGCTGCCGGCGCCGATCCGGAAGCCGCTGGCCGCGCTCCTGTCGCGCGTGCCGAGCCACCGGGTGCAAAAGGCGGCGGCGAGCCTCCGGGAGGGCGACCTCGCCCGATTCTATTTCCACGCGGTCGCGATCGTCGGCCACGACCTGCTGCCCGACCTGCTCGCGCACGTCGCGGACGATTCCGGGCTCGGCTACTTCTCGACGTTCCGCGACCCGCGCCTCTCGAACCCGCTCGACCGGGCCATGGCGACCGACATCCGCACCTACCTCGTCGACGACATCCTGACGAAGGTCGACCGGGCATCCATGGCATGCTCGCTCGAAGCCCGCGTGCCGCTGCTGGACCACCGGATCGTCGAGTTCGCCGCAAGGCTTCCGCTTTCGATGAAGGTCGGGGCGTTCGGCGCGAAGCACCTGCTCCGGCGGGTCCTTTACGACCTCGTCCCGAGGGAGCTGCTCGAGCGGCCCAAGATGGGATTCGGCATTCCCGTCGACCGCTGGCTTCGGAACGAGCTTCGCCCGCTGGTCGAGGAGCATCTGTCCCCCGAGCGGATCCGCAAGGAAGGGTTCCTCCGGCCGGAAGGCGTCTCGCGGCTGGTCGACGAACATATGAGCGGGCGGACCAACCACATGTACCGGATCTGGGCGCTGCTCATGTTCTCGATGTGGCGGGAGCGCTGGCTGGGATGA
- a CDS encoding PTS sugar transporter subunit IIA, with protein MLINIEETARLFDVSEKEVLRWIRKGGLPASQIEGQFEINRMELLEWATDKGIKVPSELFAAADAEESRPLPTLLAALERGGIHRDVPGDDRQAVLRSVVGLLPLPPKVDAGFLLQVLLAREALGSTAIGDGIAIPHVRNPILLNQATPFIALCFLAKPIDFQALDGKPVHILFTLASPTVKCHLHLLSRLAFVLRNPAFKAVLSGPYDPAKILGTVATLEAGITSTRPAAPPR; from the coding sequence ATGCTCATCAATATAGAAGAAACGGCACGCCTGTTCGACGTATCCGAGAAGGAAGTCCTCCGGTGGATCCGGAAAGGGGGTCTCCCCGCCTCGCAGATCGAGGGGCAGTTCGAGATCAACCGGATGGAACTGCTCGAATGGGCCACCGACAAGGGCATCAAGGTGCCGTCGGAGCTGTTCGCGGCCGCGGACGCCGAGGAATCGCGGCCGCTGCCCACCCTGCTTGCCGCCCTCGAGAGGGGGGGAATCCATCGGGACGTTCCCGGGGACGACCGGCAGGCGGTCCTCCGGAGCGTGGTCGGCCTGCTGCCGCTGCCGCCCAAGGTCGACGCCGGCTTCCTGCTCCAGGTGCTGCTCGCCCGCGAGGCGCTCGGATCGACCGCGATCGGCGACGGGATCGCCATCCCCCACGTCCGCAACCCGATCCTGCTCAACCAGGCGACGCCGTTCATCGCCCTGTGCTTCCTGGCGAAGCCGATCGACTTTCAGGCGCTCGACGGGAAACCGGTGCACATCCTGTTCACGCTGGCGAGCCCGACCGTGAAGTGCCACCTGCACCTGCTGTCGCGGCTGGCCTTCGTCCTGCGCAACCCGGCTTTCAAGGCGGTCCTTTCGGGCCCGTACGACCCGGCGAAGATTCTCGGGACCGTCGCGACGCTCGAAGCAGGGATCACATCGACCAGGCCAGCAGCGCCGCCAAGGTAA
- a CDS encoding proton-conducting transporter membrane subunit, with the protein MAVIGDWLAPGVLLILASTLAALSGVPMAFRMTSPRTGQKVAAFMMGAAAAIGAGGSVSALLLRRTETFEFSWTLPFGPCEFGVDPLSALFLLPIFIVPACCAFYALDYRPADAYPRSAAKLTFFFGLLTSAMAWVAMARNGVLFLIAWEIMALAAWLVLSTEDEKEEVREASALYLITTHIGTLALFAFFPLLFQATGSYLFPAAGSVPADGVAPAWLFLAALFGFGMKMGMMPLHIWLPSAHASAPSHVSAVMSGVVLKVGVYGFVRAMSFFAGIPLWWGIAVLLLGIVSAVAGVAFAIGQHDLKRLLAYHSIENIGIILLGLGGSLIGRATHNGPLMVLGMAGALLHVLNHATFKGLLFLGAGSVIHAAGTREIDRMGGLSRRLPRTAILFLVGAAAICGLPPLNGFVSELLVYLGLFAGATGKHTSAAAFTALAVPSLALTGGLALACFVKVYGVVFLGTPRVALPEEAHGEGRWMVGAMSVLALVCVAIGLAPVLLGGLLDAAVAASVPSADAAGISPSGLAPLGWITALDLALAAGCVGATLLFLSRTKAAASPLAPTWGCAYLRPTPRIQYTASSFADMIVSLFRGILRPHRREPELGRLLPGAGRFEIHVPEAVLDLAYLPFLARANERLSVLRGLQHGRLHLYILYMVFTLAALLAWSM; encoded by the coding sequence ATGGCCGTGATCGGCGACTGGCTCGCTCCGGGCGTCCTGTTGATCCTCGCGTCGACGCTCGCCGCCCTTTCCGGAGTTCCGATGGCGTTCCGGATGACTTCCCCGCGGACGGGGCAGAAGGTGGCCGCGTTCATGATGGGCGCGGCGGCGGCGATCGGTGCGGGCGGGAGCGTCTCGGCGCTTCTCCTTCGCCGGACCGAGACCTTCGAATTTTCCTGGACGCTGCCCTTCGGCCCCTGCGAATTCGGCGTCGATCCCCTCTCGGCGCTCTTCCTCCTGCCCATCTTCATCGTTCCCGCGTGCTGCGCCTTCTACGCGCTCGACTACCGGCCCGCGGACGCCTATCCCCGCTCCGCGGCGAAGCTCACCTTCTTCTTCGGCCTGCTCACGTCGGCCATGGCGTGGGTGGCGATGGCGCGCAACGGGGTCCTCTTCCTCATCGCCTGGGAGATCATGGCGCTCGCCGCCTGGCTGGTCCTGTCCACCGAGGACGAGAAGGAGGAGGTCCGGGAGGCAAGCGCCCTCTACCTGATCACGACGCACATCGGAACGCTCGCGCTCTTCGCCTTCTTCCCGCTGCTCTTCCAAGCGACGGGGAGCTACCTTTTCCCGGCCGCGGGCTCGGTGCCGGCGGACGGCGTCGCGCCGGCCTGGCTCTTCCTCGCCGCCCTGTTCGGTTTCGGGATGAAGATGGGCATGATGCCGCTGCACATCTGGCTCCCCTCGGCGCACGCGTCCGCCCCCAGTCACGTCTCGGCGGTCATGTCGGGTGTCGTCCTGAAGGTCGGGGTCTACGGGTTCGTCCGGGCCATGTCGTTCTTCGCCGGCATCCCGCTCTGGTGGGGGATCGCGGTCCTTCTGCTCGGCATCGTCTCGGCGGTGGCCGGCGTGGCGTTCGCGATCGGGCAGCACGACCTCAAGCGGCTCCTGGCCTACCACAGCATCGAGAATATCGGGATCATCCTCCTGGGCCTCGGCGGGTCGCTGATCGGGCGGGCGACGCATAACGGGCCGCTCATGGTCCTCGGGATGGCGGGCGCGCTGCTCCACGTGCTCAACCACGCGACGTTCAAGGGGCTGCTGTTCCTCGGGGCGGGCTCCGTCATCCACGCGGCCGGGACCCGGGAGATCGACCGGATGGGGGGGCTCTCCCGGCGCCTGCCGCGCACCGCGATCCTTTTCCTGGTGGGCGCTGCGGCGATCTGCGGGCTGCCGCCGCTCAACGGCTTCGTCAGCGAGCTGCTGGTCTATCTCGGCCTGTTCGCCGGTGCCACGGGCAAGCACACGTCCGCCGCCGCCTTCACTGCGCTCGCGGTGCCGTCGCTCGCGCTGACGGGGGGGCTGGCGCTGGCCTGTTTCGTCAAGGTTTACGGGGTCGTGTTCTTGGGGACGCCGCGCGTCGCTCTCCCGGAGGAGGCCCACGGGGAAGGCCGATGGATGGTCGGGGCGATGTCGGTGCTCGCCCTGGTTTGCGTCGCGATCGGGCTGGCGCCGGTCCTGTTGGGCGGACTCCTCGATGCGGCTGTCGCGGCGTCCGTCCCTTCCGCAGACGCGGCGGGGATCTCCCCGTCCGGCCTGGCGCCGCTCGGGTGGATCACCGCGCTCGACCTTGCACTGGCGGCCGGTTGCGTCGGGGCGACGCTCCTGTTCCTGTCGCGGACGAAGGCGGCCGCGTCCCCGTTGGCGCCGACCTGGGGGTGCGCCTACCTCCGGCCGACGCCCCGGATCCAGTACACGGCCTCGTCCTTCGCCGACATGATCGTCTCGCTGTTCAGGGGAATCCTGCGGCCGCACCGGCGGGAGCCGGAGCTCGGGAGGCTATTGCCCGGGGCCGGGCGGTTCGAGATCCACGTGCCCGAGGCGGTGCTCGATCTGGCGTATCTGCCGTTCCTGGCGCGCGCGAACGAAAGACTGTCGGTCCTGCGCGGCCTGCAGCACGGCCGGCTGCACCTCTACATCCTTTACATGGTGTTTACCTTGGCGGCGCTGCTGGCCTGGTCGATGTGA
- a CDS encoding proton-conducting transporter membrane subunit, with translation MTGFGPDEFPLAIALIGCATALLALSGIPGLFLRHRPGWGQNFAAAATVVAALAGLSSAVSLLLFPDPSSWLLDWNLPFGDCEVAVDALSALFLIPVFLVSACAAVYAIGYHPAREHRDTEPGMTFFTGILAAAMVLLLMARNGVLFIMAWEAMALSAWFLLTTDRGKPEVQRAGTVYLFATHIGTMALFVLFAVLRTETGTFGFPGIRALASTGPATAIFLLALFGFGAKAGLMPLHTWLPAAHANAPSHVSALLSGVMLKMGIYGIVRVAFLFQAPPAWWDILLVVMGAMTAVLGIAFATSQRDLKRMLACSSIENIGIITLGLGLGMAGIRRGNTTLALLGVAGAFLHVLNHSLFKPLLFLGSGALIHATGTREIDRMGGLAKRMPTTALLFLVGSAAICGLPPLNGFVGEFLIYLGIFSDARGAAAPWPALLAPVLALVGGIAAIGFVKLYGIAFLGNPRSPEAATGHEAGKAMLLPMALLAILCCVVGVVPQPIIRLVEPAASSLMPWPPAPGGAIATLPSIGWLSVASGGLLALAALIALLFRRRLAAAPSAVAPTWGCGYLAPSPRVQYTGTSFSELLVNLFEGAVRPDRTPPILSGLAAGASRFRFAPTETILDRLLFPAFSVAAGVFAFIHRLQHGQMHIYMLYIFVTLFLLMIWAH, from the coding sequence GTGACGGGTTTCGGGCCGGACGAATTCCCGTTGGCCATTGCGCTGATCGGTTGCGCGACCGCCCTGCTGGCGCTGTCCGGCATCCCCGGCCTCTTCCTACGGCATCGTCCCGGGTGGGGCCAGAATTTCGCGGCTGCCGCGACCGTCGTCGCCGCGCTCGCGGGCCTGTCCTCGGCGGTTTCCCTGCTCCTCTTCCCCGATCCCTCCTCCTGGCTCCTCGACTGGAATCTCCCGTTCGGCGACTGTGAAGTCGCGGTCGACGCGCTGTCCGCCCTGTTCCTGATCCCCGTCTTCCTCGTCTCGGCCTGCGCCGCCGTCTACGCGATCGGCTACCATCCCGCCCGGGAGCACCGGGACACCGAGCCGGGCATGACCTTCTTCACCGGAATCCTGGCCGCCGCGATGGTGCTGCTCCTGATGGCCCGCAACGGCGTCCTGTTCATCATGGCGTGGGAGGCCATGGCGCTGTCCGCCTGGTTCCTGCTCACGACCGACCGCGGCAAGCCCGAGGTGCAGCGGGCAGGCACCGTCTACCTGTTCGCCACCCACATCGGCACCATGGCGCTTTTCGTCCTGTTCGCCGTGCTCCGGACCGAGACCGGCACCTTCGGATTTCCCGGCATCCGCGCGCTCGCCTCGACCGGTCCCGCGACGGCGATCTTCCTGCTGGCGCTCTTCGGGTTCGGCGCCAAGGCGGGGCTCATGCCGCTGCACACCTGGCTCCCCGCCGCCCACGCCAACGCCCCCAGCCACGTGTCGGCCCTATTGTCCGGCGTCATGCTCAAGATGGGCATCTACGGCATCGTGCGCGTCGCCTTCCTCTTCCAGGCGCCGCCCGCCTGGTGGGACATCCTGCTGGTCGTCATGGGCGCGATGACGGCCGTCCTGGGCATCGCCTTCGCGACGTCGCAGCGCGACCTGAAGCGCATGCTCGCCTGCAGCAGCATCGAAAACATCGGGATCATCACGCTCGGCCTCGGTCTCGGGATGGCCGGCATCCGGCGCGGGAACACCACGCTGGCGCTCCTCGGCGTCGCCGGCGCCTTCCTGCACGTGCTCAACCACAGCCTCTTCAAGCCGCTCCTGTTCCTCGGCTCGGGCGCCCTGATCCACGCCACCGGCACCCGGGAGATCGACCGGATGGGCGGCCTCGCCAAGAGGATGCCCACGACCGCCCTCCTGTTCCTCGTCGGCTCCGCGGCCATCTGCGGCCTCCCGCCGCTCAACGGCTTCGTCGGCGAATTCCTCATCTACCTCGGCATCTTCTCCGACGCCCGGGGCGCGGCCGCCCCATGGCCCGCCCTCCTGGCGCCGGTGCTCGCCCTGGTCGGCGGCATCGCGGCGATCGGCTTCGTGAAGCTCTACGGCATCGCGTTCCTCGGGAACCCCCGCTCGCCCGAGGCCGCGACCGGCCACGAGGCGGGCAAGGCCATGCTTCTGCCCATGGCGCTGCTGGCCATCCTGTGCTGTGTCGTCGGCGTCGTTCCGCAGCCGATCATCCGCCTGGTCGAGCCGGCCGCCTCCTCCCTGATGCCCTGGCCGCCCGCGCCGGGCGGGGCGATCGCGACGCTTCCGTCGATCGGCTGGCTCTCCGTCGCGAGCGGCGGCCTCCTCGCGCTTGCCGCCCTGATCGCGCTGCTCTTCCGGCGCCGGCTGGCCGCCGCGCCCTCCGCCGTCGCGCCCACATGGGGATGCGGCTATCTCGCCCCCTCTCCCCGGGTCCAGTACACGGGCACCTCCTTCTCCGAGCTGCTCGTCAACCTGTTCGAGGGCGCCGTCCGCCCCGACCGCACGCCGCCGATCCTCTCCGGGCTCGCCGCCGGGGCGTCGCGCTTCCGGTTCGCCCCGACCGAGACGATCCTCGACCGGCTGCTCTTCCCGGCCTTTTCCGTCGCAGCGGGCGTCTTCGCCTTCATCCACCGGCTCCAGCACGGGCAGATGCACATCTATATGCTTTACATCTTCGTCACGCTCTTTCTGCTGATGATCTGGGCACACTAG
- a CDS encoding NADH-quinone oxidoreductase subunit H, whose amino-acid sequence MADTIIHLLLALLMPPLLLGVIGKTKAAFAGRVGAPYLQPYFDLARLFRKGSVFSPTTTWIFRAGPVVTLAATAAAALMIPFGNHPAPISFAGDAVLFAYLFALGRFFTTLAALDTGSSFEGMGAAREVTFSCLAEPTLFFALVTLARLTGSLSLTGMLTGLPAAVWLGAGASMILLLCGMFIVLLSENCRIPFDDPNTHLELTMIHEVMVLDHSGPAFGLILYGAALKLFVLGAFFVDIALPFGASNPALEWPLFVFSMLVLAILIGMVESVMARLRLVRIPQLLVAATVLTAFSMLLILR is encoded by the coding sequence ATGGCCGATACGATCATCCACCTGCTGCTCGCCCTGCTGATGCCGCCGCTCCTGCTCGGCGTCATCGGAAAGACCAAGGCGGCGTTCGCCGGCCGCGTGGGGGCGCCTTACCTCCAGCCCTACTTCGACCTCGCGCGACTGTTCCGCAAGGGATCCGTCTTCAGCCCGACGACCACCTGGATCTTCCGCGCGGGCCCGGTGGTCACGCTGGCCGCCACGGCGGCCGCGGCGCTGATGATCCCCTTCGGCAACCACCCGGCGCCGATCTCGTTCGCCGGCGACGCCGTCCTCTTCGCCTACCTCTTCGCGCTCGGCCGCTTCTTCACGACGCTCGCCGCGCTCGACACCGGGTCCAGCTTCGAAGGAATGGGCGCCGCCCGCGAGGTCACCTTCTCCTGCCTGGCCGAGCCCACCCTGTTCTTCGCGCTCGTCACGCTGGCCCGCCTGACCGGCAGCCTCTCGCTCACCGGCATGCTGACGGGGTTGCCCGCCGCCGTCTGGCTGGGCGCGGGCGCCTCGATGATCCTGCTGCTCTGCGGGATGTTCATCGTCCTGTTGTCCGAGAACTGCCGCATCCCGTTCGACGATCCCAACACGCACCTCGAGCTGACCATGATCCACGAGGTCATGGTGCTCGATCACAGCGGTCCCGCGTTCGGGCTCATCCTGTACGGCGCCGCCCTGAAGCTGTTCGTCCTGGGCGCCTTCTTCGTCGACATCGCCCTGCCGTTCGGGGCGAGCAACCCGGCCCTCGAGTGGCCCCTGTTCGTCTTTTCCATGCTCGTGCTGGCCATCCTCATCGGGATGGTCGAATCCGTGATGGCGCGGCTCCGGCTGGTCCGGATCCCGCAGCTGCTGGTGGCGGCAACGGTCCTGACCGCCTTCTCCATGCTGCTGATACTGAGGTAA